From the genome of Scyliorhinus canicula chromosome 20, sScyCan1.1, whole genome shotgun sequence:
CTGCAGGTACCTTCCTTTGGGGCTTGTCCTGCAAGTGCCTTCCCTTGGGGCTTGTCCTGCAGGTACCTTCCTTTGGGGCTTGTCCTGCAGGTGCCTTCCCTTGGGGCTTCTCCTGCAGGTGCCTTCCCTTGGGGCATGTCCTGCAGGTGCCTTCCCTTGGGGCATGTCCTGCAGGTGCCTTCCCTTGGGGCTTGTCCTGCAGGTGCCTTCCCTTGGGGCTTGTCCTGCAGGTGCCTTCCCTTGGGGCTTGTCCTGCAGGTGCCTTCCCTTGGGGCTTGTCCTGCAGGTGCCTTCCTTTGGGGCTTGTCCTGCAGGTGCCTTCCCTTGGGGCTTGTCCTGCAAGTGCCTTCCCTTGGGGCTTGTCCTGCAGGTGCCTTCCCTTGGGGCTTGTCCTGCAGGTACCTTCCTTTGGGGCTTGTCCTGCAAGTGCCTTCCCTTGGGGCTTGTCCTGCAGGTACCTTCCTTTGGGGCTTGTCCTGCAGGTGCCTTCCCTTGGGGCTTGTCCTGCAGGTGCCTTCCCTTGGGGCTTGTCCTGCAGGTGCCTTCCCTTGGGGCTTGTCCTGCAGGTGCCTTCTCTTGGGGCTTGTCCTGCAGGTGCCTTCCTTTGGGGCTTGTCCTGCAGGTGCCTTCCTTTGGGGCTTGTCCTGCAGGTGCCTTCCCTTGGGGCTTGTCCTGCAGGTGCCTTCCCTTGGGGCTTGTCCTGCAGGTGCCTTCCCTTGGGGCTTGTCCTGCAGGTGCCTTCCCTTGGGGCTTGTCCTGCAGGTGCCTTCCCTTGGGGCTTGTCCTGCAGGTGCCTTCCCTTGGGGCTTGTCCTGCAGGTGCCTTTGCCTCTCCTAGTGATCCCGTGTGATTCTGCTCCAATTACTGCATCATGGATGGTGAAAGATTGCTGACTTTCGGCAGAGGAGACTTCAGATGT
Proteins encoded in this window:
- the LOC119954758 gene encoding trans-Golgi network integral membrane protein 2-like — protein: MNVLRPLCRTSEVSSAESQQSFTIHDAVIGAESHGITRRGKGTCRTSPKGRHLQDKPQGKAPAGQAPREGTCRTSPKGRHLQDKPQGKAPAGQAPREGTCRTSPKGRHLQDKPQRKAPAGQAPREGTCRTSPKGRHLQDKPQGKAPAGQAPREGTCRTSPKGRYLQDKPQGKALAGQAPKEGTCRTSPKGRHLQDKPQGKALAGQAPREGTCRTSPKGRHLQDKPQGKAPAGQAPREGTCRTSPKGRHLQDKPQGKAPAGHAPREGTCRTCPKGRHLQEKPQGKAPAGQAPKEGTCRTSPKGRHLQDKPQRKVPAGQAPREGTCRTSPKGRHLQDKPQGKAPAGQAPREGTCRTSPKGRHLQDKPQGKATRGIS